In Acidaminococcus fermentans DSM 20731, one genomic interval encodes:
- a CDS encoding TrmH family RNA methyltransferase, translating into MITTLTSLKNDLVKRAASLKMKKYRQKEGLFLLEGKRAVEEALASGWTIRALFFTRLPEGWEQQAENSSLPWYEVPLPVLQKITATEDPQSVAALVELRREELAAFAPERGMVLVLDRIRDPGNLGTLIRTADALGAAGVVLLENTADLYNPKVVRSTMGSLFHLPVFTGVKTGELEEWCRQHGYALWATALEGAEDMTRLTWPEKTALVLGSEAEGVSPEILAAADQKVKIPMAGHAESLNVAVAGGIVMFEAARAFSS; encoded by the coding sequence ATGATCACAACCCTGACATCGTTGAAAAATGACCTGGTGAAGCGGGCGGCTTCCCTGAAAATGAAAAAGTACCGGCAGAAGGAGGGCCTGTTCCTGCTGGAAGGGAAACGGGCGGTGGAAGAAGCCCTGGCTTCCGGCTGGACCATCCGGGCCCTGTTCTTCACCCGGCTGCCGGAAGGCTGGGAACAGCAGGCGGAAAACAGTTCCCTGCCCTGGTATGAAGTGCCCCTGCCGGTGCTCCAGAAGATCACGGCCACGGAAGATCCCCAGAGCGTGGCGGCCCTGGTGGAACTGCGCCGGGAAGAACTGGCCGCCTTTGCCCCGGAACGGGGAATGGTGCTGGTGCTGGACCGGATCCGGGACCCGGGGAACCTGGGAACCCTGATCCGCACCGCAGATGCCCTGGGAGCCGCCGGGGTGGTGCTGCTGGAAAATACGGCGGATCTCTACAATCCCAAGGTGGTCCGGTCCACCATGGGCTCCCTGTTCCACCTGCCGGTGTTCACCGGGGTGAAGACCGGGGAACTGGAAGAATGGTGCCGGCAGCACGGGTATGCCCTGTGGGCCACGGCCCTGGAAGGGGCGGAGGACATGACAAGACTCACCTGGCCGGAAAAGACGGCCCTGGTGCTGGGCAGCGAGGCGGAAGGGGTATCCCCGGAAATCCTGGCCGCTGCGGACCAGAAGGTGAAGATCCCCATGGCCGGCCATGCGGAAAGCCTGAACGTGGCCGTGGCCGGGGGAATCGTGATGTTCGAGGCGGCACGGGCCTTTTCCAGTTGA
- a CDS encoding potassium channel family protein — translation MKDKRQFIVWGLGRFGSSVAETLTSLGHEVLGIDNNEDVVENMADKLTHAVVCDVIDEKTVNSLGIRNFDVGVVAIGNLEPSLLATLLLKEAGLKTIVAKASNPIHGKMLKKLGATKIIYPERDMGRRVGHNLAYTNILDFVELSDNICLMEVNLSQSMAGKSLAELDVRRKYQVNVVAVKHRDGSTEMTLEPTKPLQEGDLLVVIGSRKSVEALEDGI, via the coding sequence ATGAAAGACAAACGGCAATTTATCGTCTGGGGCCTGGGCCGGTTCGGCAGCAGTGTGGCGGAAACCCTCACTTCGCTGGGCCACGAGGTCCTGGGCATTGACAACAATGAAGATGTGGTGGAAAACATGGCGGACAAGCTGACCCACGCGGTGGTCTGCGACGTCATCGATGAGAAGACGGTGAACAGCCTGGGCATCCGGAACTTCGATGTGGGAGTGGTGGCCATCGGCAACCTGGAACCCAGCCTGCTGGCCACCCTGCTGCTGAAGGAAGCGGGGCTGAAGACCATTGTGGCCAAGGCCTCCAATCCCATCCACGGGAAGATGCTGAAGAAGCTGGGGGCCACCAAAATCATCTATCCGGAACGGGATATGGGCCGCCGGGTGGGACACAACCTGGCCTACACCAATATCCTGGATTTCGTGGAACTGTCGGACAACATCTGCCTGATGGAAGTGAACCTGAGCCAAAGCATGGCCGGGAAGAGCCTGGCGGAACTGGATGTGCGGCGGAAGTACCAGGTGAACGTGGTGGCGGTGAAGCACAGGGACGGCTCCACGGAAATGACCCTGGAACCCACCAAGCCCCTCCAGGAGGGGGATCTGCTGGTGGTCATCGGCAGCCGGAAAAGTGTGGAAGCCCTGGAGGACGGCATATGA
- a CDS encoding TrkH family potassium uptake protein, which yields MNQIKRFSPSQLIALTFVGLILAGALLLMLPCASADGSSLSFVDALFTATSASCVTGLVVVDTGTYFSLFGQLVIIALIQLGGLGLVLFATLFSVIMRKRIDLQSRLNIQASLNQNELDGVVRMSLRIAKYTAVIEGVFGTLLAIRFYPQYGIRGIYYGYWHSVSAFCNAGFDLFGHYQSLTAYVGDPVVNLCICLLIILGGLGFAVMRDVMEKRNFRQLKLHSKMVLVSTVVLIAGGTAVIGLLERDNPGTLGSLTGSEAFWASFMQSVSPRTAGFNTLDLNSLRVPTMIFVIMLMFIGASPASTGGGIKTTTFSLLLLNIWQVVRGKEECEIFGRRITGETMFQAFAIASMSLLWVFFATLMLTCLEDTSFLYAAFEVVSAYATVGLSTGLSQHICTASKIILMLSMYAGRVGFMTFALALAANKPSGHIHYPKENIIIG from the coding sequence TTGAACCAGATCAAACGGTTTTCTCCTTCCCAGCTGATCGCCCTGACCTTCGTGGGGCTGATCCTGGCCGGGGCCCTGCTGCTGATGCTGCCCTGTGCTAGCGCGGACGGGTCGTCTCTTTCCTTTGTGGATGCCCTGTTCACCGCCACATCCGCTTCCTGTGTCACGGGCCTGGTGGTGGTGGACACCGGGACCTATTTTTCCCTGTTCGGCCAGCTGGTGATCATCGCCCTGATCCAGCTGGGAGGCCTGGGTCTGGTGCTGTTTGCCACGCTTTTTTCCGTGATCATGCGGAAACGGATCGATCTCCAGTCCCGGCTGAACATCCAGGCGTCCCTGAACCAGAATGAACTGGACGGGGTGGTGCGGATGAGCCTGCGGATCGCCAAGTATACGGCGGTGATCGAGGGGGTGTTCGGCACCCTCCTGGCCATCCGATTCTATCCCCAGTATGGGATCCGGGGCATCTATTACGGCTACTGGCATTCCGTCTCTGCCTTCTGCAACGCCGGGTTCGACCTGTTCGGCCATTACCAGAGCCTGACTGCCTATGTGGGGGATCCGGTGGTGAACCTGTGCATCTGCCTGCTGATCATCCTGGGGGGCCTGGGGTTTGCGGTGATGCGGGATGTGATGGAAAAACGGAACTTCCGGCAGCTGAAGCTCCACAGCAAAATGGTGCTGGTGAGCACCGTGGTGCTGATTGCAGGCGGGACGGCGGTTATCGGCCTGCTGGAACGGGACAACCCGGGGACCCTGGGGAGCCTCACCGGCAGCGAGGCCTTCTGGGCCAGCTTCATGCAGTCGGTGAGCCCCCGTACTGCCGGGTTCAATACCCTGGACCTGAACAGCCTGCGGGTGCCCACCATGATTTTCGTGATCATGCTGATGTTCATCGGGGCTTCCCCTGCATCCACCGGGGGCGGGATCAAGACCACCACCTTTTCCCTGCTGCTGCTGAACATCTGGCAGGTGGTCCGGGGCAAGGAGGAATGTGAGATCTTCGGACGGCGGATCACCGGCGAGACCATGTTCCAGGCTTTTGCCATCGCCAGCATGTCCCTTTTGTGGGTGTTCTTTGCCACCCTGATGCTCACCTGCCTGGAGGACACCTCGTTCCTGTATGCGGCCTTTGAAGTGGTTTCGGCCTATGCCACAGTGGGGCTGTCCACCGGGCTCAGCCAGCATATCTGCACGGCCAGCAAGATCATCCTGATGCTGTCCATGTATGCAGGCCGGGTGGGGTTCATGACTTTCGCCCTGGCTCTGGCGGCCAACAAGCCTTCGGGCCATATCCATTATCCCAAGGAAAATATCATCATCGGTTAG
- a CDS encoding alpha-hydroxy-acid oxidizing protein translates to MDFKEVMENARKCLGKCKGCPVCNGIACRNTIPGPGAKGVGDTAIRNYAKWQDIRVVMDTLCEKRPVDTSIELFGRTFKYPIFAGPVGAVAMHYSDKYNDVTYNAELVPGCADAGIAAFTGDGMDPQVMQGATDAIKACGGVGVPTVKPWNAQMIAEKMELVKQSGAFAVAMDVDAAGLPFLKNFVPPAGSKSVDEMKAIIKEAGLPFIIKGIMSVKGALKAREAGASAIVVSNHGGRVLDQSPATAEVLEEIAVAVGGTMKILVDGGIRSGVDVFKALALGADAVLIARPFVNAVYGGGREGARLLADKLGAELADTMEMCGAASLKDINAEMIRK, encoded by the coding sequence ATGGATTTTAAGGAAGTTATGGAAAACGCGAGAAAATGTCTGGGCAAGTGCAAGGGGTGCCCGGTTTGCAACGGCATTGCCTGCCGGAACACCATTCCCGGCCCTGGGGCCAAGGGTGTGGGGGATACGGCCATCCGGAACTATGCCAAATGGCAGGACATCCGTGTGGTGATGGATACCCTCTGTGAAAAACGGCCGGTGGATACGTCCATCGAACTGTTCGGCCGCACTTTCAAATACCCGATCTTTGCCGGTCCGGTGGGCGCGGTGGCCATGCACTACAGCGACAAATACAATGATGTGACCTACAATGCGGAACTGGTGCCCGGGTGTGCGGATGCCGGCATCGCCGCCTTTACCGGGGACGGGATGGATCCCCAGGTGATGCAGGGGGCCACGGACGCCATCAAGGCCTGCGGCGGGGTGGGGGTTCCCACGGTGAAGCCCTGGAACGCCCAGATGATCGCGGAAAAGATGGAACTGGTGAAACAATCCGGTGCCTTTGCGGTGGCCATGGACGTGGATGCGGCCGGACTGCCCTTCCTGAAGAATTTCGTGCCCCCTGCGGGGAGCAAATCCGTGGATGAGATGAAAGCCATCATCAAAGAGGCTGGACTGCCCTTCATCATCAAGGGAATCATGAGCGTCAAGGGCGCCCTGAAGGCCCGGGAAGCCGGCGCTTCCGCCATCGTGGTGTCCAACCATGGGGGCCGGGTGCTGGACCAGAGCCCGGCAACGGCGGAAGTGCTGGAAGAAATCGCCGTGGCCGTGGGCGGCACCATGAAGATCCTGGTGGACGGGGGCATCCGCAGCGGGGTGGATGTGTTCAAGGCACTGGCACTGGGAGCCGATGCCGTGCTGATCGCCCGTCCTTTCGTGAATGCGGTGTACGGCGGCGGCCGGGAAGGGGCCAGACTGCTGGCGGACAAACTGGGAGCGGAACTGGCGGACACCATGGAAATGTGCGGTGCCGCTTCTCTCAAGGACATCAATGCTGAAATGATCCGGAAATAA
- a CDS encoding sodium ion-translocating decarboxylase subunit beta codes for MSNTSQVFQELFAGVMGMADWTVWVMLAIGVLLIWLGVRKGYEPVLLFPMGVGCILANIPGHFAVMPTGGGEPGFLTVLYNLGIANELFPVLIFIGIGAMCDFTPLLRAPYMMLFAAAAHLGIFAATLCAALVGFPFNEAASIGIIGAADGPTTIFVAQKFATELLAPLTVTAFCYMSLVPIIQPPVVKLLTTKEERRIRMPYEEEKPVSQTALFLFPLMVTLIAGIIAPISVPLIGALMFGNLLKVSGCCDSLSNCAQNELTNLVTLLLGITVGATMTAENILTVQVLKILALGAVAFIFDTVGGLLFAKLANLFLKKKINPMIGACGISAFPISGRVIAKMALKEDPTNFIIQQAIGVNVAGQVASVVAGGLAMALIPVLM; via the coding sequence ATGTCAAACACAAGTCAAGTCTTTCAGGAACTGTTCGCCGGTGTCATGGGCATGGCTGACTGGACCGTCTGGGTCATGTTGGCCATCGGGGTCCTGCTGATCTGGCTGGGGGTCCGCAAGGGCTACGAACCGGTGCTGCTGTTCCCCATGGGGGTGGGCTGCATCCTGGCCAACATCCCCGGCCATTTCGCCGTCATGCCCACCGGAGGCGGTGAGCCCGGATTCCTTACGGTGCTCTACAACCTGGGCATCGCCAACGAGCTGTTCCCGGTGCTGATCTTCATCGGCATCGGTGCCATGTGTGATTTCACCCCCCTGCTCCGGGCGCCCTACATGATGCTGTTCGCAGCCGCCGCCCATCTGGGGATCTTCGCCGCCACCCTCTGCGCCGCCCTGGTTGGCTTCCCCTTCAACGAAGCCGCCTCCATCGGGATCATCGGCGCGGCGGACGGCCCCACCACCATCTTCGTGGCCCAGAAATTCGCCACCGAACTGCTGGCGCCCCTGACCGTCACCGCCTTCTGCTACATGTCCCTGGTGCCCATCATCCAGCCTCCGGTGGTGAAACTGCTGACCACCAAAGAAGAACGGCGGATCCGGATGCCCTACGAGGAAGAAAAGCCCGTATCCCAGACCGCTCTGTTCCTGTTCCCCCTGATGGTGACCCTGATCGCCGGGATCATCGCCCCCATCTCCGTACCCCTGATCGGTGCCCTGATGTTCGGGAACCTACTGAAGGTATCCGGGTGCTGCGACAGCCTGTCCAACTGTGCCCAGAATGAACTGACCAACCTGGTGACCCTGCTGCTGGGGATCACCGTAGGGGCCACCATGACCGCCGAAAATATCCTGACGGTCCAGGTGCTGAAGATCCTGGCCCTGGGGGCCGTGGCCTTCATTTTCGATACGGTGGGGGGCCTGCTCTTCGCCAAACTGGCCAACCTGTTCCTGAAGAAAAAGATCAATCCCATGATCGGGGCCTGCGGCATCAGCGCCTTCCCCATTTCCGGACGGGTCATCGCCAAAATGGCCCTGAAGGAAGATCCCACCAATTTCATCATCCAGCAGGCCATCGGGGTCAACGTGGCCGGACAGGTGGCCAGCGTGGTGGCCGGCGGCCTGGCCATGGCCCTGATCCCGGTCCTGATGTAA
- a CDS encoding IS110 family transposase, producing MLCVGIDVAKRKHDCCIIDSDALKTVESFTFPNSREGFDMLLSKISELGIPKDKIRVGLEATGHYSSNLAHFISEHDLPLNIFNPLLTNRYKQGFSLRYCTDDCVRKSIPNLLSFIVP from the coding sequence ATGCTTTGTGTCGGAATTGATGTTGCAAAGCGGAAACATGACTGCTGTATCATCGACTCGGATGCATTGAAAACAGTTGAATCTTTTACGTTTCCCAATTCACGGGAAGGCTTTGACATGCTTCTTTCCAAGATTTCTGAGCTGGGCATCCCAAAAGATAAAATAAGAGTAGGGTTGGAAGCAACCGGCCACTATTCCTCGAATCTCGCCCATTTCATCTCAGAACATGACCTTCCCCTGAACATTTTCAATCCGCTTCTCACAAATAGATACAAGCAAGGATTCAGCCTGCGCTATTGCACAGATGATTGTGTCAGGAAAAGCATCCCAAACCTACTCTCCTTTATTGTACCATAA
- a CDS encoding transposase: MFPELEGLTSSIHLASIYALLKAYPGHEQIAHCSMKQLTRLLSDASQGRFDKSKALEIHQAACRSIGTVSLSASMELVHAITDIEVLKQHVAEIDEKIKEMADQEESSIIDIPGIGYTLCASILGETGDFKRFPDVDKLLAYAGMSPSKYESGGFHSNHNKMEKRGSPYLRKTLFVAVRLVAQNVPKFKEYLEKKLSEHKPYKVALSHVAKKLIRLIYRLGVSRCPYLA, from the coding sequence TTGTTCCCAGAGCTGGAAGGTCTGACATCGTCCATCCATCTTGCTTCAATTTATGCGCTTCTAAAAGCCTATCCTGGCCATGAACAGATTGCTCATTGCAGCATGAAGCAGCTGACACGCCTGTTAAGTGATGCCTCCCAAGGCAGATTTGACAAAAGCAAGGCTTTGGAGATTCATCAGGCAGCATGCCGTTCTATCGGGACGGTCTCGCTTTCGGCTTCTATGGAACTCGTCCATGCCATTACGGATATTGAAGTTTTGAAGCAGCATGTTGCTGAAATCGATGAGAAAATTAAGGAAATGGCAGACCAGGAGGAATCTTCGATTATTGACATACCAGGGATCGGTTATACCCTTTGTGCCAGTATTCTGGGCGAAACCGGTGATTTCAAGCGTTTTCCTGATGTCGATAAGCTCCTTGCTTATGCAGGGATGTCACCTTCCAAATATGAATCTGGAGGTTTCCATTCGAACCATAACAAGATGGAAAAAAGAGGATCCCCCTATTTGCGAAAGACACTGTTCGTCGCTGTCCGCCTGGTTGCACAGAATGTGCCAAAGTTCAAAGAATACCTTGAAAAGAAATTGTCCGAACACAAGCCTTACAAAGTCGCTTTGTCCCATGTGGCCAAGAAACTGATCCGATTGATTTACCGGCTTGGTGTTAGTCGCTGCCCTTATTTAGCCTGA
- a CDS encoding Rpn family recombination-promoting nuclease/putative transposase, whose product MERIKTFDELTIRDNFLFQHVMRNERLCKHLIEKFLNIQIRSLQYQSFEKTIDLRLEGKSIRLDVFVEDNEGRVYDIEMQCSNSPRNDLAKRSRFYQSLIDGELLDKGKPYEELNPSYVIFICTFDPFHRGLPIYTFTHCCKEDNRVQLKDEETRMFLNSKGSENAADPDIAAFLRYVDGKAAEGRFVESLDQEVHLVKSMDKVRREYMILSDEIRRRQKEAAEEGWQEGMQKGMEKGRRQMLLNFLSSGMSVEQVAAGAKVPIDYVRKLAEEMKEEV is encoded by the coding sequence ATGGAAAGAATCAAAACCTTTGACGAACTCACCATCCGGGACAATTTTCTCTTTCAGCATGTTATGCGCAATGAACGGCTTTGCAAACATCTGATTGAAAAGTTCCTGAACATCCAGATCCGTTCCCTCCAGTACCAGAGTTTCGAAAAAACCATCGATCTCCGTCTGGAGGGCAAAAGCATCCGCCTGGATGTCTTCGTGGAAGACAATGAAGGCCGTGTTTACGACATCGAAATGCAGTGTTCCAATTCCCCCAGGAATGACCTGGCCAAACGCAGCCGTTTCTACCAGAGCCTGATCGATGGAGAGCTGCTGGACAAGGGCAAACCCTACGAAGAACTGAATCCGTCCTATGTCATCTTCATCTGTACCTTCGACCCTTTTCACAGAGGGCTGCCCATTTACACTTTTACCCATTGCTGTAAAGAGGATAACAGGGTACAATTAAAAGACGAAGAGACCCGGATGTTCCTGAACAGCAAGGGCAGCGAGAATGCGGCAGATCCTGACATCGCCGCCTTTCTCCGGTACGTGGACGGAAAAGCGGCTGAAGGAAGGTTCGTGGAAAGCCTGGATCAGGAAGTCCATCTTGTCAAAAGTATGGATAAAGTGAGGCGAGAATATATGATTTTAAGCGATGAAATCAGAAGACGCCAAAAAGAAGCAGCAGAAGAAGGCTGGCAGGAAGGTATGCAGAAGGGCATGGAAAAAGGCCGGCGGCAGATGCTGCTGAATTTCCTTTCCAGCGGCATGTCTGTAGAACAGGTAGCTGCCGGAGCCAAAGTTCCCATTGATTACGTACGGAAACTGGCTGAAGAGATGAAAGAAGAAGTATAG
- a CDS encoding alpha/beta hydrolase family protein: MEKYIDINENGYSVRCKLFYQKDFRNIPNLVICTHGFGGNKENHSAAKFAQQLITKYKGYGVLVFDWPCHGADARKKLVLEEFMTYLTLVVDYARKELHATTLYNYSASFGAYLTLKYMAEIGNPFKKVALRCPGIHMAQLTRNYLSPEEMEKLKKGKEVQVGYERKMKMDQQFLDDLDRSDIRKYEYFDWADNMLILHGTKDKLAPIEDSREFAENNVITFLPVENANHTFSDPKTSDFAAHTIVEFFGPEQ, encoded by the coding sequence ATGGAAAAATACATCGATATCAATGAAAACGGCTACAGCGTCCGCTGCAAGCTGTTCTACCAGAAGGATTTCCGGAACATTCCCAACCTGGTGATCTGCACCCACGGGTTCGGGGGAAACAAGGAGAACCATTCGGCGGCCAAGTTTGCCCAGCAGCTGATCACCAAATACAAGGGGTACGGGGTGCTGGTATTCGACTGGCCCTGTCACGGGGCCGACGCCCGGAAGAAACTGGTGCTGGAGGAATTCATGACCTACCTGACCCTGGTGGTGGACTACGCCCGGAAAGAACTCCATGCCACCACCCTGTATAACTATTCCGCCAGTTTCGGAGCCTACCTGACACTGAAATACATGGCGGAAATCGGCAATCCCTTCAAAAAGGTGGCCCTCCGGTGCCCGGGGATCCACATGGCCCAGCTGACCCGGAACTACCTGAGCCCGGAAGAGATGGAGAAGCTGAAAAAGGGCAAGGAAGTCCAGGTGGGCTACGAACGGAAGATGAAGATGGACCAACAGTTCCTGGACGATCTGGACCGGTCGGACATCCGGAAGTATGAGTACTTCGACTGGGCGGACAATATGCTGATTCTCCACGGGACCAAGGACAAGCTGGCCCCCATCGAGGATTCCCGGGAATTTGCGGAGAACAACGTGATCACCTTCCTCCCGGTGGAAAACGCCAACCACACCTTCAGCGATCCCAAGACCAGTGATTTCGCCGCCCACACGATCGTAGAGTTTTTCGGACCGGAACAATAA
- the ftsY gene encoding signal recognition particle-docking protein FtsY → MSFMEQLKDGLSKTRKNFTERMEDLVGASVDLDEDFMDEMEMILVAGDVGIKTTEKIMAALRKAAATRQIKSPAEALPFLKSYIADLLKTTGPRMRFKGHPSIVLVVGVNGVGKTTTIGKLSNYYRLMGYKVMMCAADTFRAGATEQLQIWGKKAQVDVIAHGDGADPAAVVYDGVKAAIARKADVLFVDTAGRLHNKTNLMKELDKIYRVIRKEIPDGPHETLLVLDATTGQNAISQAKIFLETAHVTGVVLTKLDGTAKGGVVVAIKEELGLDVKWIGIGEGMMDFRPFDPQQFVEALFETKK, encoded by the coding sequence ATGAGTTTTATGGAACAACTGAAAGACGGGCTCAGCAAGACCCGGAAAAACTTCACCGAACGGATGGAGGACCTGGTGGGAGCCAGCGTGGACCTGGACGAGGACTTCATGGATGAGATGGAGATGATCCTGGTGGCCGGGGACGTGGGGATCAAGACCACGGAAAAGATCATGGCCGCCCTGCGGAAGGCTGCTGCCACCCGGCAGATTAAATCGCCGGCGGAGGCCCTGCCCTTCCTGAAAAGCTACATTGCCGACCTGCTGAAGACCACCGGACCCCGGATGCGCTTCAAGGGCCATCCCTCCATCGTCCTGGTGGTGGGTGTGAACGGGGTGGGGAAGACCACCACCATCGGCAAACTGAGCAATTATTACCGGCTCATGGGGTACAAGGTGATGATGTGCGCCGCGGACACCTTCCGGGCCGGAGCCACGGAACAGCTCCAGATTTGGGGCAAAAAAGCCCAGGTGGACGTGATCGCTCACGGGGACGGGGCGGATCCGGCGGCAGTGGTCTATGACGGGGTGAAAGCCGCCATTGCCCGGAAAGCCGACGTGCTCTTTGTGGATACCGCCGGACGGCTCCACAACAAGACCAACCTGATGAAGGAACTGGACAAGATCTACCGGGTGATCCGGAAGGAAATCCCCGACGGACCCCATGAGACCCTGCTGGTGCTGGACGCCACCACCGGTCAGAACGCCATCAGCCAGGCCAAGATCTTCCTGGAAACCGCCCATGTGACCGGGGTGGTGCTCACCAAGCTGGACGGCACCGCCAAAGGGGGCGTGGTGGTCGCCATCAAGGAGGAACTGGGGCTGGATGTAAAGTGGATCGGCATCGGCGAAGGGATGATGGATTTCCGCCCCTTCGATCCCCAGCAGTTCGTGGAAGCATTGTTTGAAACGAAAAAATAA